The proteins below come from a single Pleuronectes platessa chromosome 3, fPlePla1.1, whole genome shotgun sequence genomic window:
- the LOC128436914 gene encoding ependymin — translation MNFISLLSCLGLLLAAAVAQDPKPCVSPPLMSGGVSVMSGNGSLMSTGTINFDAYGQRMRVRNYVMNGNQTYGVDQLMLFNQKVYYEIDWSNMTCKKMMLDDAFIPMHVPSDAKLMAQVFMGSSSSWGMGVLVNNWYGSLPNNGKYTTIFTEIGCIPMVYNAYTPASGWMTISTFNWVVGNTNPQDYVPPFICARAKLEETETPHTIFTALESLAMKTKE, via the exons ATGAACTTCATCAGCTTGCTGTCCTGCCTCGGCCTGCTGCTGGCAGCTGCCGTCGCCCAAGATCCCAAACCCTGCG TTTCTCCACCGCTGATGAGTGGAGGCGTCTCTGTG ATGAGTGGCAACGGCAGCTTAATGTCAACGGGAACAATCAACTTCGATGCTTATGGTCAGAGGATGCGGGTTAGAAACTATGTGATGAACGGGAATCAGACCTATGGTGTGGACCAGCTCATGCTTTTCAACCAG AAAGTCTATTATGAGATTGACTGGAGCAACATGACATGCAAGAAGATGATGCTGGACGACGCCTTCATTCCCATGCACGTGCCCTCTGATGCTAAACTCATGGCGCAGGTATTCatgggctcctcctcctcctggggaATGGGTGTGCTGGTCAACAACTGGTATGGAAGCCTGCCCAACAACG GCAAGTATACCACTATCTTCACTGAGATTGGCTGCATCCCAATGGTCTACAACGCCTACACTCCAGCATCTGGATGGATGACAATCAG CACCTTCAACTGGGTCGTGGGCAACACTAACCCCCAGGATTACGTCCCACCTTTCATCTGCGCCAGGGCTAAActggaggagacggagacaCCACATACCATCTTCACTGCCTTGGAGTCTCTGGCTATGAAAACCAAGGAGTAA